Within Candidatus Zixiibacteriota bacterium, the genomic segment ACCTGCTCCGTACCGCCATCAGCAAACTCGGCCTCTCGGCGCGCGCCTACGACCGCATCATCAAGGTCGCCCGCACCATCGCCGACCTCGAGGGCTGCGACAACATCACCGTCCCCCACATCTCCGAGGCGATCCAGTATCGCAGCCTCGACCGCAATCTCTGGATGGGGTGAGTCTGCCGGCGTCGGGGCAGACCATGATCCGGCACCGAAAAAGGGCCTTGACCAGGTTGATCGGGGCGATTAACCTTTATATAAGGTGGAATAACAGGCACATATAGTCAGGGAGGGTTGAACTATGCCACAGGTGCTTCGTATCCTGCTCGGCGTATTTGTCCTTGTCGGATTGATTCTGGGAATTCCTCAAGTTGGCAATGCGTCCCCGGAAGTCGTCGCCGACGCGGCAGCCTCAAAAGTCATCATGGACGATCTTTACACTTACGGGCAGTTCGGCACCGGCATTGGCACCGGCGAAATTGTCTGCGGCGACTTCGATCATGATGGAGACAACGAAGTCCTCTGCAACGCAATCTCGTATGCCGGAAATTACTGGTATATTTTCGAGTATCACAGCGCGAGCAACAACTACGAGATCAATCGACTTGGACCGGTCTATTCCAAGCGCATCGTACATCTCGTTGTTCGCGCCGGCGTTTCCGGTGAAGGCGATTTGATCTATGTCGGTCTGGAGAACGGCGAGGTCATCGTGTACAATGCCGTGACGCTCCGCGAGATCGATCGCCTGATCACCCCTTCTTATGGACTCTCGCGAATGGCGATTGGAGACGCCGACAACGACGGCAGCGACGAGTTGGTCGTCACCAGCAGCTTTTACGGCTATCCGAGCTCTGCATACACTTTCGTGTATGATCTGATCTCGCTCGATCTCGAGTTGCAGATTGAATACGGTGGCTCTGACCTCGCGATCGCCAATGTCGATGTCGATGCCGACAATGAGCTTGTGCTCAGTTCCGGCTTCGTGCTGCAAGTGAATGGAGATGACGTCGCAGTCGAGTGGGAGTATGCCCCTGGCTTCGGTGATCAGATCGGTCTGGCCGATATCGATGAAGACGATAAGGCGGAGATCGTCGGAAGCGCCGGTTGGTACTACATAACCAGCTACGACGTCGACCTCCAGTCTCCCGTGTGGCAGATCGCCGCGTATCTCGATGTAGCTGACATCCAATTGTACGATGTTGAGGGCGACGGCCAGATCGATTTGCTTGTTGGCGACGGCCAGTGGGGGAGCATTCATTGCTTCGAGACGCTGGATCCCAATCACGACGGTGTCCTGACCGAGAAGTGGAGCGTGGCTAACCCTGAACACGGTGTTACGGATGTCGGTGTCGGCGACAGCGACAATGACGGTGAATTGGAATTGCTTTGGGGGGCGGGTTACTCTTCGTCAGGACCTGACTACCTGTTTGTCCACGACTTGCCTTCGCTCGCCTTCCAATGGAAGAGCCAACCCATTGAAGGTCCCTTTCGGCAAATTGCCGCTGGGGACCTGAACGACGACGGACTCGAAGAGCTGGTGCTCCTTCCGGGAGAATTCAACTATGTCACTAACGGTGGGGAGTTCCTCGTCTACTATCCTGCTACGCAAACGCTTGTACCGCATCCGCTGTCATACCCGGTGGTGGCTTGTCGGATAGCAAACGTAGACCAAGAACCGGCAGAGGAACTTTTGCTGACAATCGGCGGATGGCTGGGTCCAACGATACGGATATTGGACGGGACAAACTTTGCT encodes:
- a CDS encoding magnesium chelatase, which encodes LLRTAISKLGLSARAYDRIIKVARTIADLEGCDNITVPHISEAIQYRSLDRNLWMG